Below is a genomic region from Henckelia pumila isolate YLH828 chromosome 3, ASM3356847v2, whole genome shotgun sequence.
TCTAAAATACTAGTGACGGAGTACACGCGTTGCgtgtttaaaatattatataaatataatgtattatatattgaataatttgttaattttaaagtgcttgtttatttatttattttttcaaatataaaaaaaattaatcacgAATGaaatttagttttaaattgatGAATGTAGGAATACAAAAGAAAAGAATTGGAAAAACAGACCATGAAATAGGATATAAACTAGTAAAGATTTcgattcttttctttttctcctAAATAAAATGTATATTACTCATGATCTAATGCGTGATTTGTTTGCAGCTTGCACTACGCAATTGTTGGTGTAGGTACCCCGACAGTGAGCTTCATCGTAGCACTCGACACCGGCAGCGATCTCTTCTGGTTGCCGTGTGAGTGTACTAACTGTGCACGTTTCTTGAACACGACCAGAGGACCGGTACGACGACTACTAAAACTCGATTCAGTATTTAGAAATGTGTATGATGGTGTTGTGCCATTTTGATTTTCTTGTTTAGGATTCATATGTGACTGTGAGACGATGTCTATTACTGATTAATTTTGTGGTTAAACAGCTTCCTCTGAACCAATATAGTTTTAATGCATCATCAACCAGCAACCTCGTGCAGTGTAACAGCCCTTTATGTGGACTCAACAGAGGATGCTTGGTCAGGCTCAACGCTTGCGCCTACAGAGAGTCGTATCTTTCGAGCAACACGTCTTCTACGGGCGTATTGGTTGATGATTTGTTGCATTTGGCTACGACCGACGCTGTTCCACGACCCGTTCAAGCTCCGATCACATTGGGGTGGGTGCTTACTTTCACTCCATGAAGAACACTAGCTCATcattttgattattttctatgtacctatatatatatatatcaagatGTTTTGGCCTTTTGTTCTGACATTCTGTCCTTAATGGAGCcttttatttcatttcattgtaTGCTCAGGTGTGGAATTATTCAAACCGGTGATTTCTTGGCAAAAGCGGCTCCTAATGGTCTATTCGGGCTTGGGATGGACAATGTATCTGTTCCCAGCATTTTAGCCAGAAAACGGATTGTGTCGAATTCCTTTTCAATGTGTTTCAGCCCCGATGGACTTGGAAGAATCGAATTCGGCGATAAAGGGAGTCCGGATCAGAAAACAACTCCATTCAATCTTGAACAATTACAGTGAGAAACATGATGATCAATACGCATTGAATCAAAGTATTCCCATGCACCCTTTTATGCAACTTGATTGTTTTCCTATTCTTCTTCCAGCCCGAGTTATAATGTCACCGTTTCGGGGATATCCGTGGGGAAACAGGCCATTGATCTCCAGTTCACAGCAATCGTTGATACAGGCACCTCCTTTACATACCTGAATGACCCTGCTTACTCAGCTATAGCAGATAGCGTATGTTAGATTACTTTCATCactttttttattgaaatatctCATAATTTGCAAGTGTAATGTTTTGTTCTTTCTGTAGTTTAACTCTCAGATAACCGACTACCCACGCTACGTGCCAGCAACCCCTCTTATTTTCGATTATTGCTATCAACTTAGGTTCGATTCAGCGGCCATAATCAGTTCACCTAGCAAATTCTTTGTATTCTTACTACTAGCTCTGATTAACTTGTGTTTCTTGCCCCTGCAGTGCAACACAAGATACCTATACCTTCCCAAGGTTGAACTTTACCATGCAAGGTGGAAACCAACTCCACATTACCGAGCCAACGATCGCGCTTCCCACCAGGGTGAGGCTTGTTTTGTCTAGTCATTCCTGCATACAAGTTATATAATTGGTTCTAGGACGCGCTCTAATCGTTTCTTGCGTGCAGGAGGGTGGTTACGTGTTCTGTCTGGCTATGGTCAAGAGTGAGGATGTTAACATCATCGGACGTGAGTATCCCCGCGATTATGCACTACTTTGCTTGCCTTGTTTCCATTTTTTCACTGTGGCTAATTATATTGTTGTGTTCAGAGAATTTTATGACTGGATACCGCATAACCTTTGATCGTGAGGATATGGTTCTGGGCTGGAAAGAAGCTAACTGTAAGTTTGCTACTAGGCTCTGTTGAGTCTATGCTACAATTTTTGTTATGTTCGCGCGAACGTCTCATTTCAAAACAGAACACGTGTGGTCATTCCCGGTGGTGTAGCATAGACTTGCTCACATAAATATAGAGCATGAACATATATACTAAGTTTGAGGTATGTTTTAGGTTATGATTCAAGAAGCAACGTATCGCCCACCGTACCAGTAAACAATGGCAACAACACGCCGTCACCTCCTTCCAGCTTCGAGCCTCAACCAAGGCCTAACGGCACTCGTTCCTTTTTAtcaccgccgccgccgccgccaccaccaccaccatcaAGGTCGTTGTTTGGTAGCGCGGCTCCGAGCTCAACTTCTTTCATGGACAAATTCCTGCTGGCCATATTTTCCCTTGTTTGTCATCAGTTTCTCGTTGTTTCTTGATGGAATTCTTTAATTTATTGTATACCTTTAGTTCAATAAAAACCACAGAATGTTTGTCAATGATATTTTTGCTTTGTTTGGCTGAAATAAAcagtgatttaaattttggtgATTGTTATTTGTTACACTCGCAATTTGCCTAACTGGCAGAAGGCATATGTATAGATAATCGCACACTATTTTACTATACTACtgcttatttaatttgaaaatctaGTCTAGAATAAAAGTACGTCTTTAAAATATTGAGAAATATATAGATATCTTGTTTTGTGATTGGCTTTTctagttttcaaaaatatccTTTTTATAACAGCTAGACAATTTGCTACTAAACAATTTAAAATAAGTATATTTATAATGAGTTGTAGAATTTGAGAACCCAATAAATGCTCAATTTTCGtagtaatttttgaaaatcaattttctcaagtACTTTTTTTCCTTCAAACAATGTCATGTCATGCATTAAAAACGAAGATGGATCATTTTCatcaaagggaaaaaaaaattcttataaTAAATCGCGCACACACATATAATGCATTGTGTTTCATCTCTCAGTATTAAGATATAATCTATTAATCACTTGTGTTCGTGAGTTAACTTTTGCCAACGAAATTTtagaattattaaatttttttttataaagttCAAGATAACATATCATGTTTTGTTATACAGATCCATTATAGTCTATAGAGACTTAGAGAGCATGCAAAATTTGGGGGAATAACGACTTCAACAACAAACGAACAAAAAAATTCATACGAAATCATCTTCACGCTCAATTTCGtgataatttcgaaaattcattGACGTTGTTGGGACGCAAAACTATGAGCCCGTTTGGAAATAGTAGACATTTTGGAAAAAgcacttatttttttaaaaaaagtattttttttaaaaagttacGTGTTTGGTTACAAtagaagttttaaaaaaagcatttatttaagcccaaataagtgtttttttaaaagccagaaattttggttttttggcTTCTGCttatgttttaaatttaaaaaatatttttttaacaattatCCAAACACTAAAACTACTTCTGCTTTTTAATAAAAGCACTTTAAAAAGCTGAACTTATTTAAGTGCTTTTTTAAGCCAATAACTTTTGTTTCCAAACGGGCTCTATGactaatttcaaataaaaacagAGAAAGAGAGCTTGAATGATGGAATAAAAATTTTGGAGAATAccaagatatatatttttttattgaattaataaaatggaaaaaaaatgagcaaaaacaaaaaaaaaatcacacaatTCATGCCTTGGAGTTGGCGCGTAGAACAGCTTTCATGAGCAAACTATCTTCCTGCAGGATGATCGAAACAGGCGAATTCCCGATTCCTCGCGCTTTGGCAAGCATGATCTCCCTCGCCAGATTCACGAACCCCTTCCGATCGATGGATCCGCATCGGCTCTCGTCGAATTTCTCGAACAAAACGTCGTAGAGGGTGGCGATCTCATCCCTCGACTGCAGCTCCAGCTCCGTCGACGACAGCTTCCCGATCCGTTTCTGAAGCTCGTCGCGCGAAAGCACGCCGTCCCCGTCGGAATCCAGCGTCTCGAATTTCTCGTTCACGCATTTCTCGAACGTCTCCGAATCGTTCACGAAATCCACAACCGTCGGGCCGTCGACAAATTCAACGCTcatttttctctctctctctctctgtgaTTTGCAAAGATTAATTATGTGACGATAAAGGATGAAATGCCTACGTATAcgcatgaatatatatataattccgCGATCGGCGTTGGCGGTTACTTGGTCTTAGGCGTGGGGATTCCGCATTGCTTGGGGATTCTCTTTGCCTATAAGTTCACGCCATTGATTGTTAATAGCTCAGTGGGTTGGTGTAGCTGTTCTTCTTCTGCACGAAATATTCCTATATTTTAGTTTAgtcttcccaaaaatatttttttaatcttaatCGTACTTTGTTCCATATGATACCATTTTTAATTCCTAATatactttattttaaaatacgGTGAAGTCTTTTTTATTTTGTCTATGATATCAAATTTTGCTCTTAGAATGCTATCTTTGTTTTCGTTTgacaatttcaattttttttttctttttcgctTTTTGTAACTTGCAATGGAGATTATAAATTGGGTTACTAAGTgcatttgaaattacaaaattattccTATACTTTATAATTTTGTAATTCCAAATAcactttgatatttttatttgtacatgtagcatgatccaaaaataaaatactaaaaacaaGAAGATATATGTCTTAGaattaaatttgataatataaagataaaaaaaaaattaaagataaaaaATACAATTTCCCTGGTAGTAAATATAGATAACTAAGTATATACAATTTGATAACATTAACCTACAAAGTCTTAATAATATAAAAACGATGATGATATTTGACTGAAATATTCTATAGCAGCTCTCTCTAAGATGACCTCATAGGAGcttttttgaatatttaatttatatcatATTAGGtgtatcattatttatttatttatttttaaagaaaagTATCATTGATTTGAATAGAAtagagattttttttaataaaaaaaaatgcaacaaTTTACGGAGTTTCTAACTTTTTAAGGACAAGCATCTTTCCTTTAAACGAGGAGCCTCATATACCTACGTAGTGGAATGGAAAATTCGAACCAATGCCTCTACTAGTAATCCAAGGGCCAAAAATGGCTCTTGCAGATGGGGTTCTACAATGCACCCAcatgcaaaataaaaaataaaaaatgggtcATTTCTGACCTTTGGATCTACACTGAGGTTAAGTCATGGCTACATCGCAATCATACTTGTTCTTCAGAAAAGAGTGGAGAAATGCTTGTTGTGGTATTTGATTGTTCTAACTTGTAAGTGAAACTTGTGAAATCAATGATTCATGGTTAGATTAGATGACTATAGAGTGTTGTAACCAGATGATCCAGTCGGCACCGCGGAATCACGGGCCGTAACCGAAACATTGACGAAATGTGTTGACAGGAAAATGAAAATGGACTGAGAACGTGAAATTTGAAAAAAGACTGCcatgattttgtttttattagcGGAAAATGAGAAACATTTCCCATAAAGTTTTTAGCTTGATGAGGCTAGAATACAGAGAATAGTTACACCAGCACATCAATATTCTTACATTTCAATGGTTACTTACTAGTAAGAAGAATTGCAGTAATATCTTGCAGCAGATCATTTCACTCCAGCAATAGCATCTGCGCTTGCATACAAGTCAATGCTACCAATTTGGAACCGTGGAGTTGATTTTGCATCTCGCACCAAGATAAACCTAAACctgcatttatttttaaaattgatgaAAATAAGTTTAAAACATCGATTACTTGACCCGTGTCAAGTCACAACAGATTCTGCGCGTCACATTTATTACCTGAAAGCATTTGCCAAGAATGTTGGCGAGCTGATCTCATATGTTTTCCGCTGGTAGCGTTTGTCAAACTCCTGTGAAGTTTGCTTATCCAGAATGTGCCAGCTAGTACCTCCGTCTGCGCTACCTTCTATGACCCTGCGAGaataatttgattgattatCAACTTCTTTTTCTTCCTTATTTGGTCAAACTACCAGACAATGGGTCTGAGGGAAACCTCAACATGTACCCTTCGGGAGGACTGAGGAGATAAATCTGGACAGCACGAATACATatgaatagaaaacaaaattaTACATATTTATAAAGAGATGGGTCTTCCACCAAGGCCAAATCTGAAAACCTATGATGAGAAAGCAAGATTACAGCAACAGAACATACAAAAATGTCAAGCAAACAGCCTGGCCGGGACATTGAACACTTGACGAATACACATTTATAAACAATGTCATAAACTAATTCAGCAACATCATCATATGATCCTCCCTACCGCCTGTTGCTATCATAAAAGGACATCCTGTTTGCTTCTCTTCCTCAGAAAATGTAAATCAAACTAAAACAGTCCAATGTGGCAGAACTTTATAAGAGCAAATTTCAGGAGTGGTAAGTGGTAACTCCTGGATATACTGTTTGAAAGTAACATGACATGCACAAAGCACTTACTGCATGAAAACCATACACTTGTTTGCGAGTAATAAAaattccaattttttttattttattttatttttaaaagaacaGCATACCAGTCCTTTGGATCTCTCTCTGGAGCATCATTGGCTGACATTAACTCATAAGCAACTAGCTCATGCCTCTGGTTATCAAATGTTTTATACATGATCCAACAACCTATAAGACCAAACAACTTAAGTTATTAGCTATTTGGAACATGCCAAATAAAAAACTGTGGTATTTAAAAACCTGGTGAGATATTCTTTCAAATAATTCTGATACCCTGCATGAAGGTGTGCAGGGTATCCTTGGGAGTCTTTAGAAACCCAATAGTGTGTtttagaacaaaaaaaaaaacttggccACCTGGTGTAGGCGCCCAAGAATACCTTGCACAACTTCATGCAGGGTATCAAAATTATTCTTTCAAAGTAGGAAATCCAGAATATCCAAGGAAATGCTT
It encodes:
- the LOC140887471 gene encoding uncharacterized protein, with translation MRIRRHFILYRHIINLCKSQRERERKMSVEFVDGPTVVDFVNDSETFEKCVNEKFETLDSDGDGVLSRDELQKRIGKLSSTELELQSRDEIATLYDVLFEKFDESRCGSIDRKGFVNLAREIMLAKARGIGNSPVSIILQEDSLLMKAVLRANSKA
- the LOC140887470 gene encoding aspartyl protease family protein 1-like, whose product is MMNIRYCDSKAKNLVLVALFVIFNASWIGGSEALGTFGLDIHHRYSETVKGFLDLNGLPEKDSLEYFAAMAHRDKFFKSRHLHRRNLAETAPPASPDLTFSAGNSTFQLSSLGFLHYAIVGVGTPTVSFIVALDTGSDLFWLPCECTNCARFLNTTRGPLPLNQYSFNASSTSNLVQCNSPLCGLNRGCLVRLNACAYRESYLSSNTSSTGVLVDDLLHLATTDAVPRPVQAPITLGCGIIQTGDFLAKAAPNGLFGLGMDNVSVPSILARKRIVSNSFSMCFSPDGLGRIEFGDKGSPDQKTTPFNLEQLHPSYNVTVSGISVGKQAIDLQFTAIVDTGTSFTYLNDPAYSAIADSFNSQITDYPRYVPATPLIFDYCYQLSATQDTYTFPRLNFTMQGGNQLHITEPTIALPTREGGYVFCLAMVKSEDVNIIGQNFMTGYRITFDREDMVLGWKEANCYDSRSNVSPTVPVNNGNNTPSPPSSFEPQPRPNGTRSFLSPPPPPPPPPPSRSLFGSAAPSSTSFMDKFLLAIFSLVCHQFLVVS